In a single window of the Candidatus Lernaella stagnicola genome:
- a CDS encoding bifunctional oligoribonuclease/PAP phosphatase NrnA: MINQRNELLAMIRDGESFFVTCHENPDGDAVGAALALALALRSQGKQAVVYNVDEMPNYLTWLPGADLLVQEANPADFDTICILDCGASHRVGPQKAAIMAQPRLINVDHHITNDGYGHANVVLPKSSSTCEILYDLMVEWGVQITPEIATNLYLGIYTDTMMFQNAASCPNAYKVCGELVAAGADFLRVAKRVYIDSSAQRLLLLGRVLSTLRLDCDGRIAGVHALRRDLEELGLGPDDMEVFVEYPRSVIGAEVAYLLREEDDKGLVKGSLRASNDVDVSEIAKQLNGGGHKKAAGFRVEGSLEEIRRRVVLMLTEALERERNSAH, translated from the coding sequence ATGATTAACCAACGCAACGAATTGCTCGCCATGATTCGCGACGGCGAATCCTTTTTCGTCACGTGCCACGAAAACCCCGACGGCGACGCCGTGGGCGCCGCGCTGGCGCTGGCGCTGGCTTTGCGGTCGCAGGGCAAGCAAGCGGTCGTTTACAACGTGGACGAGATGCCCAACTACCTAACGTGGCTGCCGGGCGCCGATTTGCTCGTTCAGGAAGCGAACCCGGCTGATTTCGACACGATTTGCATTCTGGATTGCGGCGCGTCCCATCGGGTCGGCCCGCAGAAGGCGGCGATCATGGCGCAACCGCGCTTGATCAACGTGGATCACCATATCACCAACGACGGCTACGGCCACGCCAACGTCGTACTGCCCAAGTCGAGCAGCACGTGCGAGATCCTCTACGACCTCATGGTCGAATGGGGCGTGCAGATCACGCCGGAGATCGCGACGAATTTGTACCTCGGCATCTATACCGACACGATGATGTTTCAGAACGCCGCCTCCTGCCCCAACGCCTACAAGGTGTGCGGGGAATTAGTGGCAGCCGGCGCGGACTTCCTTCGGGTCGCCAAACGCGTATACATCGACTCCTCCGCCCAGCGCCTTTTGTTGCTGGGCCGCGTTCTTTCGACGCTGCGTCTGGATTGCGACGGACGCATCGCCGGGGTGCACGCGTTGCGCCGCGACCTCGAAGAACTCGGCTTGGGGCCCGACGACATGGAAGTGTTCGTGGAGTACCCGCGTTCGGTCATCGGCGCGGAGGTCGCCTACCTCTTACGCGAGGAAGACGACAAAGGACTAGTCAAAGGAAGCCTGCGCGCCAGCAACGACGTGGACGTTTCCGAAATCGCTAAACAACTCAACGGTGGCGGCCATAAGAAAGCGGCGGGTTTCCGCGTCGAAGGCAGCTTGGAAGAAATTCGCCGGCGGGTCGTGCTTATGTTAACAGAGGCTTTGGAACGTGAACGGAATTCTGCTCATTGA
- the nusA gene encoding transcription termination factor NusA produces MYSDLNRVIDAVVKDRGLSRAVVIEALKSAMVSAARKRLGLDYNIEAEYNDELGEVELFRFREVVEEVEEEAKEITLEDARKIDPESEIGDELGEKIDASQFGRISAQMAKQVIFQKIRDAEKENIYNEYSDREHEIINGIVRRFEKRNLIIDLGRAEAIMYQKDQIPKEAYQPGDRIRGYVTEVRNTTNAPQIVMSRATPEFMMKLFEMEVPEIAEGTVQIVTCAREPGQRAKIAVASREPNVDPVGACVGMKGSRVQAVVNELRGEKIDIVPYSDNPATFVCNGLAPAEITKVIIDEDNKKMDIVVADDQLSLAIGKRGQNVRLAVQLSGWRLDIHSESQIRKIEKEARRMYQRLTKVPEGQREILIKTGYTDIKDLAEAEIEDLSGFPGIDEELAEEIIDEAYAIHITGEWPLPEPERDEDDEDDFLQVGQADQALAAAHELFGGKKEKAEAEGEAPTEGEAPAEDVEQEVVAAEEAGQEVAAEAAPDADAVAEPAAPEEAEAVEEASDEPVEDEWLDEDDFDIDPERVPVIAGKTAQFLIQRGYDTRNKILRTSIEELSKAPGMGVALAEDLREALIHTTKEDQSD; encoded by the coding sequence ATGTATTCAGACCTCAACCGCGTGATTGACGCCGTAGTAAAGGATCGCGGTCTATCACGGGCGGTAGTGATCGAAGCGCTCAAATCGGCCATGGTATCCGCTGCGCGCAAACGGCTCGGCTTGGACTACAACATTGAGGCCGAATACAACGACGAATTGGGTGAAGTCGAGCTATTCCGCTTTCGCGAAGTGGTCGAGGAAGTGGAAGAGGAAGCCAAGGAAATCACGCTGGAAGACGCGCGAAAGATCGACCCGGAGAGTGAAATCGGCGATGAGCTGGGCGAAAAGATCGACGCCTCGCAGTTCGGTCGCATCAGCGCTCAGATGGCCAAGCAAGTGATTTTCCAGAAGATCCGAGACGCCGAAAAAGAAAATATCTACAACGAATACAGTGATCGGGAACACGAAATCATCAACGGCATCGTTCGCCGTTTTGAAAAACGGAACCTGATTATCGACCTGGGACGCGCCGAAGCGATCATGTACCAGAAGGATCAGATCCCCAAGGAGGCCTACCAGCCGGGGGATCGCATTCGCGGGTACGTCACCGAAGTGCGCAACACGACCAACGCACCGCAGATCGTCATGAGCCGGGCCACGCCCGAATTCATGATGAAGCTGTTTGAAATGGAAGTACCGGAAATCGCCGAAGGAACCGTACAGATCGTCACGTGCGCCCGCGAACCCGGGCAGCGCGCCAAGATCGCCGTGGCCAGTCGGGAACCGAACGTAGACCCGGTCGGCGCTTGTGTCGGAATGAAGGGCAGCCGCGTGCAGGCCGTCGTCAACGAACTGCGCGGCGAGAAAATCGATATCGTGCCCTACTCGGATAACCCGGCCACTTTCGTGTGCAACGGGTTGGCCCCGGCCGAGATCACGAAGGTGATCATCGACGAAGACAACAAGAAGATGGATATCGTCGTGGCCGACGACCAACTTAGTCTGGCCATCGGCAAACGCGGTCAGAACGTGCGCTTGGCGGTTCAATTGTCGGGTTGGCGCCTGGACATCCACAGCGAATCGCAGATCCGGAAAATCGAGAAGGAAGCGCGCCGGATGTACCAGCGCCTCACCAAGGTGCCCGAGGGTCAGCGCGAGATCCTGATCAAGACCGGCTACACGGACATTAAAGACCTGGCCGAAGCGGAAATCGAAGATTTGTCGGGTTTCCCGGGCATCGACGAGGAACTGGCCGAAGAGATCATCGACGAAGCGTACGCGATTCACATTACCGGCGAATGGCCGTTGCCGGAACCGGAAAGAGACGAAGACGACGAAGACGACTTCTTGCAAGTCGGTCAGGCCGACCAGGCCTTAGCTGCCGCTCACGAACTGTTTGGCGGCAAAAAAGAGAAGGCCGAGGCAGAAGGCGAAGCGCCAACCGAAGGAGAGGCGCCCGCGGAAGACGTCGAGCAGGAAGTAGTAGCCGCCGAAGAGGCCGGGCAGGAAGTAGCCGCCGAAGCCGCGCCGGACGCGGATGCGGTCGCCGAACCGGCCGCGCCGGAGGAAGCCGAAGCGGTCGAAGAAGCTTCGGACGAGCCGGTGGAAGACGAATGGTTGGACGAGGACGATTTCGATATCGATCCGGAACGCGTGCCGGTCATCGCCGGCAAGACGGCGCAGTTTTTAATTCAGCGTGGTTACGACACGCGCAACAAGATCTTGCGCACGTCGATTGAAGAGCTTTCGAAAGCTCCGGGTATGGGTGTCGCCCTGGCCGAGGACTTACGCGAAGCTCTGATACATACGACCAAGGAGGATCAGAGCGATTAA
- a CDS encoding DUF448 domain-containing protein, with translation MACGKRRPQRELIRLHRRPDGILAVSDDGPRTGRGAYCCTSEPCRGRTIAKKLFVRSLKRRASIADPAELAAEMKRVAAIKIEGNGVEYDG, from the coding sequence GTGGCATGCGGCAAGCGACGGCCGCAACGCGAATTAATTCGCTTGCATCGTCGGCCGGACGGAATTCTCGCGGTATCCGATGACGGACCGCGAACGGGACGCGGCGCGTATTGCTGTACAAGCGAGCCATGCCGCGGACGGACAATCGCCAAGAAGTTGTTTGTGCGCAGTTTGAAGCGCCGTGCGAGCATCGCCGACCCGGCGGAATTGGCGGCGGAGATGAAGCGGGTCGCAGCGATCAAAATAGAAGGAAACGGAGTCGAATACGATGGCTAA
- the infB gene encoding translation initiation factor IF-2, with the protein MAKITVEVAAKRLGMEPVECLKRLQEMGLMVRDQLDKIDADVFQQVKSKLDEEKLRANDSTSSTTKRVGSTVIRRRRKARPEPEIEVVEEPEPDEEEAAPIEVEAQPDTEPIESAPPAEDEVVEAAEAGEPEEIVAETVVEAQVPDLAEEAVEEPPEKPVADKPVETAESEAVVAEEVPKEGDKESKKAKTKPKKPPSRRVATLEDIEPKRINFGDPHHESARILSKPKIPMEPLKTVEKPRADQPTGDTPGRTLPGGERRERKGRRVVDFGDRSRRKDQERERGFFRKGQRKKKRTVKQTEITTPKAIKRKIQVSEQITVGDLAKRMAVKGGELIKRLLNMGVMVTVNQDIDFETAQILGSEFGLEVEKANIDVEDIILVADTVPENLAPRPPVVTIMGHVDHGKTSLLDAIRETDVASGEAGGITQHIAAYNITLSKARTVTFVDTPGHHSFAAMRARGAHVTDIVVLVVAAEDGVMPQTVESINHAKDAGVPIVVAINKIDKAGANPEKITRELMEQGLVPEAVGGETLFVQVSAKKRTGIEELLEAILLQAELMELRADPTVNAVGIVLDARLERGRGPVADVIIREGTLRQADYIVADTNVGRVRMMFDDKGRQLDSVPPGMPAQVVGLNGVPTAGAAINMLADEKKAKQVASIRENQLRSAEQKRRSNIRLEDLFAKAQEGEIKALRVVIKCDVHGSAEAVRDSLLKLGNEEIQVKIIHYGVGTITETDINLASASEAIIIGFNVRPEAKAKGLADALGVEIRMYSVIYDLIDDVTAALEGMLSPTFSEVVNGVAEVRDTFHIRKTGTIAGCYVLEGKIIRNAKVRILREGVVLHTGNISNLKRFKDDAKEVAAGFECGINIDGFNDVQPGDQIESFSVTEERPTL; encoded by the coding sequence ATGGCTAAAATCACCGTTGAGGTAGCGGCAAAAAGACTGGGCATGGAACCCGTGGAATGCCTCAAACGGCTGCAGGAAATGGGCCTGATGGTCCGCGACCAACTCGACAAAATCGACGCTGACGTGTTCCAGCAGGTCAAGTCCAAGCTGGACGAAGAAAAGCTGCGCGCCAACGATTCCACCTCCAGCACGACCAAACGCGTCGGAAGCACGGTTATCCGCCGTCGCCGGAAGGCACGGCCGGAACCCGAAATCGAGGTCGTCGAAGAGCCGGAACCTGACGAGGAAGAGGCTGCGCCCATCGAGGTGGAAGCTCAACCCGACACGGAGCCGATCGAAAGCGCGCCCCCGGCCGAGGATGAAGTCGTCGAGGCGGCAGAAGCCGGCGAGCCGGAAGAGATCGTCGCTGAAACCGTTGTCGAAGCCCAAGTGCCTGACCTCGCCGAGGAAGCGGTGGAAGAACCGCCGGAAAAGCCCGTCGCCGACAAGCCGGTTGAAACGGCTGAGAGCGAAGCGGTGGTAGCCGAGGAAGTCCCCAAGGAAGGCGATAAAGAGAGCAAGAAGGCAAAAACAAAGCCGAAGAAGCCCCCTTCCCGTCGCGTGGCTACCTTGGAGGATATCGAACCCAAACGAATCAATTTCGGCGATCCGCACCACGAGTCGGCGCGGATTCTCTCCAAGCCGAAAATCCCGATGGAGCCCTTGAAAACCGTCGAGAAACCGCGGGCGGATCAGCCGACCGGCGACACCCCGGGCCGCACACTGCCCGGGGGCGAACGACGCGAACGCAAGGGACGCCGTGTGGTCGACTTCGGCGACCGCAGTCGCCGGAAGGACCAGGAGCGCGAACGCGGCTTCTTCCGCAAGGGACAACGCAAAAAGAAGCGTACCGTCAAGCAAACGGAAATTACGACGCCCAAGGCGATCAAGCGTAAGATTCAGGTCTCGGAGCAGATCACGGTCGGCGATTTGGCGAAACGCATGGCGGTCAAGGGCGGCGAACTGATCAAGAGACTGCTCAACATGGGCGTGATGGTCACGGTCAACCAAGACATCGATTTCGAGACCGCGCAGATTTTGGGTTCCGAATTCGGTCTCGAAGTGGAAAAGGCCAATATCGACGTCGAGGATATCATTCTGGTCGCGGACACCGTGCCGGAGAATCTGGCACCGCGTCCGCCGGTCGTTACGATCATGGGTCACGTCGACCACGGTAAAACCAGCTTGCTGGACGCGATTCGCGAAACCGATGTCGCCAGCGGCGAAGCGGGCGGCATTACCCAGCATATCGCGGCGTACAACATCACCCTGTCCAAGGCACGCACGGTCACATTTGTCGACACACCCGGCCACCATTCCTTCGCCGCCATGCGGGCGCGCGGGGCTCACGTCACCGATATCGTGGTGCTGGTCGTGGCGGCCGAGGACGGCGTGATGCCGCAGACGGTCGAGTCGATCAATCACGCGAAAGACGCCGGCGTGCCGATCGTCGTGGCGATCAACAAGATCGACAAAGCGGGGGCCAACCCCGAAAAGATCACGCGCGAACTGATGGAACAAGGTTTGGTTCCCGAAGCCGTCGGCGGCGAGACCCTGTTCGTCCAGGTATCGGCCAAGAAGCGCACCGGCATCGAAGAGTTGCTCGAAGCGATTCTGTTGCAGGCCGAGTTGATGGAATTGCGGGCCGACCCCACCGTCAACGCCGTGGGTATCGTACTCGATGCCCGCCTCGAACGCGGCCGCGGCCCCGTTGCCGACGTCATTATTCGAGAAGGCACGCTGCGCCAAGCCGATTACATCGTCGCCGACACCAACGTTGGCCGCGTGCGCATGATGTTCGACGACAAGGGCCGGCAGCTCGACTCTGTGCCGCCGGGCATGCCCGCCCAGGTGGTGGGCCTCAACGGCGTACCGACGGCCGGCGCGGCGATCAACATGCTGGCTGACGAAAAGAAAGCCAAGCAAGTGGCGTCGATTCGCGAAAACCAGTTGCGGTCGGCGGAACAAAAGCGCCGTTCGAATATTCGTCTCGAGGATCTGTTCGCCAAGGCTCAGGAAGGCGAGATCAAGGCACTCAGGGTCGTGATCAAGTGCGACGTGCACGGCTCGGCCGAGGCGGTTCGCGATTCCCTGCTCAAACTGGGCAACGAAGAGATCCAGGTAAAGATCATTCACTACGGGGTCGGTACGATTACCGAAACCGATATCAACCTCGCCTCCGCCAGCGAAGCGATCATCATCGGCTTCAACGTGCGCCCGGAAGCCAAAGCGAAAGGCCTCGCCGACGCGCTGGGCGTGGAAATCCGGATGTACAGCGTCATCTACGACCTGATTGACGACGTCACTGCAGCGTTGGAAGGCATGCTATCGCCGACCTTCTCCGAAGTCGTCAACGGCGTGGCCGAAGTCCGCGACACCTTCCACATCCGCAAGACCGGCACAATCGCGGGTTGCTACGTGCTCGAAGGCAAGATCATACGCAACGCCAAAGTGCGGATATTGCGCGAGGGAGTCGTACTGCACACCGGCAATATCAGCAACCTGAAACGCTTCAAAGACGACGCCAAAGAAGTGGCGGCCGGCTTCGAATGCGGCATCAATATCGACGGCTTCAACGACGTGCAGCCCGGCGACCAGATTGAATCGTTCAGCGTCACCGAGGAACGGCCAACCCTGTAA
- a CDS encoding MBL fold metallo-hydrolase, with amino-acid sequence MRLITLGTGGYFPNPKRGGPAAAVLAGGEQFFVDAGENVARAAIAAGLALEKTSAIFFTHYHGDHISGLAHLLFHFYVEGTRNRPVPASLRIVGPPGLDNLRRGLLTAYGDWLLEPGFDLVWDEVEPPGSVAPASGVEVAFRRVEHASSLVCMGYRFTEGDRVLAVSGDSTLCEELLELSRDADVLLSESGCLPASEGANHINTKELGELATEARVKTLILTHFMDGELVEALTDDVASTFDGTLIAANDGDDFMI; translated from the coding sequence ATGCGACTGATCACACTGGGGACGGGCGGCTACTTCCCCAATCCAAAGCGCGGCGGCCCTGCCGCGGCGGTTCTGGCCGGCGGAGAGCAGTTCTTCGTCGACGCGGGCGAGAATGTTGCCCGAGCCGCAATCGCCGCGGGGCTTGCGCTGGAAAAAACGAGCGCGATTTTTTTCACGCATTATCACGGCGACCACATTTCCGGCCTGGCACATCTGCTGTTTCATTTCTACGTCGAAGGCACGCGAAATCGTCCGGTGCCCGCAAGCCTACGCATTGTCGGCCCGCCGGGACTGGACAATCTGCGCCGTGGACTCCTTACTGCTTACGGCGATTGGCTGTTGGAGCCCGGCTTCGATTTGGTTTGGGATGAAGTCGAACCTCCCGGGTCCGTCGCTCCGGCATCGGGTGTTGAAGTTGCTTTCAGGCGCGTTGAACACGCGTCAAGCCTCGTGTGCATGGGATACCGATTCACCGAGGGCGACCGCGTGCTGGCCGTTTCTGGCGATTCGACCCTCTGCGAAGAATTGCTGGAGCTGTCTCGCGATGCGGACGTATTGCTCAGCGAATCCGGATGCTTGCCCGCCAGTGAGGGAGCCAACCACATCAACACTAAGGAACTGGGCGAGTTGGCCACCGAGGCCAGGGTCAAAACACTCATTTTGACGCACTTTATGGATGGGGAACTAGTGGAAGCGCTGACGGACGACGTCGCATCGACTTTTGACGGCACGCTGATTGCCGCCAACGACGGCGATGATTTCATGATTTAA
- the rbfA gene encoding 30S ribosome-binding factor RbfA: MAEKRAFKRAHRVGEEVHKAISLMLIDGELRDPRLALCTITTVEMSDDLRHGKVFFSLIGDENAKQEAERSFKRAAGFIRKEVSRRLQLRFAPELRFFFDQSMERASRLSELLKHVDEVTTPETDDDDD, from the coding sequence ATGGCTGAAAAACGCGCATTCAAAAGAGCCCACCGCGTGGGTGAAGAAGTACACAAGGCGATCAGCTTGATGCTGATTGACGGTGAATTGCGCGATCCCCGCTTGGCTCTGTGCACGATCACCACCGTGGAGATGTCCGACGACCTGCGCCACGGCAAGGTTTTCTTCTCGCTGATCGGTGATGAAAACGCCAAACAGGAGGCCGAGCGTAGTTTCAAACGAGCGGCAGGCTTTATTCGCAAGGAGGTAAGCCGCCGCCTTCAACTGCGCTTCGCTCCGGAACTCCGCTTTTTTTTCGACCAGTCGATGGAACGCGCTTCACGCCTCTCCGAACTGCTCAAACATGTGGACGAGGTCACGACACCGGAAACGGATGACGACGATGATTAA
- a CDS encoding DUF503 domain-containing protein, with protein sequence MTIGALKITLLLHGCHTLKEKRMRVRPILAKVRAKFHVAVAEVEHQNVAQMAGVAFVTVSDSGRVANATCDKIVDFVESLGLAEVGNTEMELIHF encoded by the coding sequence GTGACCATTGGCGCATTGAAAATTACGCTGCTTCTGCACGGCTGTCATACGCTAAAGGAAAAGCGCATGCGGGTGCGACCGATCCTGGCAAAGGTTCGCGCCAAGTTCCATGTAGCCGTCGCCGAAGTCGAGCACCAGAACGTGGCCCAAATGGCCGGCGTCGCCTTCGTAACGGTAAGCGACAGCGGCCGCGTCGCCAACGCCACGTGCGACAAGATCGTTGATTTCGTTGAATCCCTCGGCTTGGCCGAGGTCGGCAACACGGAGATGGAACTGATCCATTTTTGA
- the rpsO gene encoding 30S ribosomal protein S15 has translation MAQVAERKKEIIEHHQKHEKDTGSPEVQIALLSDRIKYLTEHFKTHKKDHHSRRGLLKLVGQRRRMLDYLKKNDIDRYRKIIAELGIRK, from the coding sequence ATGGCACAAGTAGCGGAACGCAAAAAAGAGATTATCGAGCACCATCAGAAACATGAGAAGGACACCGGTAGCCCGGAAGTGCAAATCGCGCTGTTGTCCGATCGCATCAAGTATCTGACCGAGCATTTCAAAACTCACAAGAAAGACCACCATTCTCGGCGTGGCCTGTTGAAACTCGTCGGTCAACGTCGTCGGATGCTCGACTATCTCAAAAAGAATGATATCGATCGTTACCGCAAGATCATCGCGGAATTGGGCATTCGGAAATAA
- the truB gene encoding tRNA pseudouridine(55) synthase TruB: MNGILLIDKPAGPTSHDLVAMVRRSLGVRRVGHAGTLDPFATGLLVVLVGQATKLSAYLMDAEKEYEATLRWGATTDTMDGTGEVVHETDASLPDAARIAATMADFVGSFAQTPPMYSAKKVNGRPLYRHARKGETIPRTAQDVIIHRMELLGVDPETATFSFRVLCSKGTYVRVLGEVLAERLGGLGHLVALRRTRSGRFAVTDAYAPLSWREGVAAEELADRQLSLDAALVEMPAVEVSAAAAAGLAFGRCPGAADIVRADSVLAGDTVRVVGPDRHLLALARPEVESGAWPSEGAEKILSLVRVFPREQMA, from the coding sequence GTGAACGGAATTCTGCTCATTGACAAACCAGCCGGGCCAACCAGCCACGACCTAGTGGCGATGGTCCGCCGAAGTCTCGGCGTGCGGCGTGTGGGTCATGCCGGCACGTTGGACCCTTTCGCCACCGGTCTGTTGGTCGTGCTTGTCGGCCAAGCGACGAAGTTGTCGGCGTATTTGATGGACGCGGAAAAAGAGTACGAAGCCACACTGCGTTGGGGCGCGACCACCGACACGATGGACGGCACCGGGGAAGTAGTCCACGAAACCGACGCTTCGCTGCCCGATGCGGCGCGCATCGCGGCGACGATGGCCGACTTCGTCGGGTCTTTTGCACAAACACCGCCGATGTATTCGGCGAAAAAAGTGAATGGGCGTCCGCTGTACCGGCACGCTCGAAAAGGTGAAACGATCCCGCGGACGGCGCAAGACGTGATCATTCACCGCATGGAACTGCTCGGAGTTGATCCGGAAACGGCGACCTTCTCCTTTCGCGTGTTGTGTTCCAAAGGAACGTACGTGCGCGTGTTGGGGGAAGTGTTAGCCGAGCGCCTGGGCGGTCTCGGGCATCTGGTGGCGTTGCGACGCACGCGTAGCGGTCGTTTCGCCGTAACCGATGCTTATGCGCCGCTTTCATGGCGTGAGGGTGTCGCGGCGGAGGAACTGGCGGATCGTCAGTTGTCACTGGACGCGGCGTTGGTGGAAATGCCGGCCGTGGAAGTTAGCGCCGCGGCGGCTGCCGGTTTGGCCTTTGGGCGCTGTCCCGGTGCTGCAGACATCGTGCGCGCGGACTCGGTGCTTGCGGGCGATACCGTGCGTGTGGTAGGTCCGGATCGGCATTTGCTCGCGTTGGCGCGTCCCGAGGTAGAAAGCGGGGCTTGGCCGAGCGAGGGGGCTGAAAAGATTCTTTCTCTGGTACGGGTTTTCCCGCGCGAGCAAATGGCGTAG
- a CDS encoding ribosome maturation factor RimP → MWRFIPASPRTKKLVDMARAACEATGVDLYYVEVNGGRRGRVFVVIDAVDGVSIDDCQRVSRSLSAALDVDAPFARSFLLEVSSPGVDRRLRDLDDLTAMVGKTVQLETKEPRDGQRKFVGSLREVIGETLRIEIDGKVHEIDADQVRKANLVFDFGTANK, encoded by the coding sequence ATGTGGCGGTTTATACCGGCATCGCCTCGCACGAAGAAGCTCGTGGACATGGCGCGCGCCGCCTGCGAGGCCACGGGAGTCGACCTCTACTATGTGGAGGTGAACGGTGGCAGGCGGGGCCGTGTCTTCGTGGTGATTGACGCCGTCGACGGTGTCTCGATCGACGACTGCCAACGCGTTAGCCGGTCACTTTCGGCGGCGCTGGACGTGGACGCGCCGTTCGCTCGATCCTTCCTTTTGGAGGTATCGAGCCCGGGTGTCGACCGCCGCCTCCGGGACCTGGACGACCTGACGGCCATGGTCGGAAAGACCGTGCAATTGGAGACGAAAGAGCCGCGGGACGGCCAGCGCAAATTTGTCGGCTCTCTGCGGGAAGTGATTGGGGAAACGTTGAGAATTGAGATTGACGGCAAGGTTCATGAAATCGATGCCGACCAAGTGCGAAAGGCGAACTTGGTTTTCGACTTCGGAACCGCCAACAAGTGA